Proteins from a single region of Streptomyces vinaceus:
- a CDS encoding MTH1187 family thiamine-binding protein, with protein sequence MIVAFSVTPLGVGEEVGEYVADAVRVVRESGLPNRTDAMFTSVEGEWDEVMDVVKRAVAAVEERAPRVSLVLKADIRPGVADGLTSKVETVERHLA encoded by the coding sequence GTGATCGTCGCGTTCTCGGTGACCCCGCTGGGGGTCGGTGAAGAGGTCGGCGAGTACGTGGCCGACGCGGTGCGCGTCGTACGGGAGTCGGGGCTGCCGAACCGCACGGACGCCATGTTCACCTCGGTCGAGGGGGAGTGGGACGAGGTGATGGACGTGGTCAAGCGCGCGGTGGCGGCCGTGGAGGAGCGGGCGCCGCGGGTCTCGCTGGTCCTCAAGGCCGACATCCGCCCCGGGGTGGCCGACGGGCTGACGTCCAAGGTGGAGACGGTGGAGCGCCACCTGGCCTGA
- a CDS encoding ArsR/SmtB family transcription factor: MAYHFRFGAGDLLRCRFSLSPLWETQEAVRTLRRPARQQYHLPWLRRIRAAADGLDLRPLWLLMPRAGHHPDFLSPPPLGPSVTFEEEVDRVRSAAAGPEAVREDLRRSLVCTPGAAESDLGRRMLADPARAVRELADLYEQAWAALIAPHWPRLRALLEADILFHSRRLAAGGLEALFDGLHPDLRWSRGTLTIDRPTHHDRSLDGQGLLLMPSAFVWPEVVGGYDPPWQPTLVYPARGIGALWTASAGPTPQALARLLGRGRADVLCALDEPASTTALAHRLGLAPATVSAHLKALHGAGLLISARHGHRILYERTPLAIALTTGGQPRT; encoded by the coding sequence ATGGCGTACCACTTCCGGTTCGGAGCCGGGGACCTGCTCCGCTGCCGGTTCTCCCTCTCGCCCCTGTGGGAGACCCAGGAAGCGGTGCGGACCCTGCGGCGGCCGGCCCGGCAGCAGTACCACCTGCCCTGGCTGCGCCGTATCCGCGCGGCCGCCGACGGTCTCGACCTGCGCCCCCTGTGGCTGCTGATGCCGCGCGCCGGCCACCACCCCGACTTCCTGAGCCCGCCCCCGCTCGGCCCCAGCGTCACCTTCGAGGAGGAGGTGGACCGCGTCCGCTCCGCGGCGGCCGGTCCGGAGGCGGTACGGGAGGACCTGCGGCGCTCCCTGGTCTGCACGCCGGGCGCCGCCGAGAGCGACCTCGGGCGGCGGATGCTCGCCGATCCGGCGCGCGCCGTACGGGAGCTGGCCGACCTGTACGAGCAGGCCTGGGCCGCGCTGATCGCCCCGCACTGGCCCCGGCTGCGGGCCCTGCTGGAGGCCGACATCCTGTTCCACTCGCGGCGGCTCGCCGCCGGCGGGCTGGAGGCCCTCTTCGACGGCCTCCACCCGGACCTGCGCTGGTCGCGGGGGACGCTCACGATCGACCGCCCCACCCACCACGACCGCTCCCTCGACGGACAGGGCCTGCTCCTCATGCCGAGCGCGTTCGTGTGGCCGGAGGTGGTCGGGGGCTACGACCCTCCCTGGCAGCCGACGCTGGTGTACCCGGCCCGCGGCATCGGCGCGCTGTGGACGGCTTCGGCGGGCCCCACCCCGCAGGCGCTGGCGCGGCTGCTGGGCCGGGGCCGGGCCGACGTGCTGTGCGCGCTCGACGAGCCGGCTTCCACGACGGCGCTGGCCCACCGGCTGGGTCTCGCCCCGGCCACGGTCTCGGCGCACCTGAAGGCCCTGCACGGCGCGGGCCTGCTGATCTCGGCCCGGCACGGCCACCGGATCCTCTACGAGCGCACCCCGCTCGCCATCGCCCTGACGACGGGCGGTCAGCCCCGGACGTAG
- a CDS encoding kelch motif-containing protein codes for MGYRPSKQFKNTVLGTGAVVVLAALNAPAALSFAQERYHSYKIGQSSYKIQYGSWGQVRLPEEYRINAMHAALLHTGKVLLIAGSGNNQKKFDQGTFDTVLWDPKDDSFKKIPTPEDFFCSGHGQLPDGRLLVAGGTARYEVLDGKVTRAGGGMRVKNENPDKAARLKKGTRFRSPSGVEYVSKFDVTVPRATREFEITYGKKGHLKPWRSKVVASEARVFVEAVEAGAGGLTTEAAQYRVLGLKGKDADNVYGLAERLSVEKQDFQGIRSAYEFDPRAEKYVPVDPMKDARWYPTLVALQDGRVLAVSGLNDVGDVVPGDNEYYDPKTRKWTRGPSRYFPTYPALFLMQGGKLLYTGSNAGYGPADKGREPGVWDLRTNTFRKVGGLAEPDRLETSSSVLLPPAQDQRVMVLGGGGVGESKLSSSRTAIVDLKEDTPVFRSSARLPQGTRYLSSVLLPDDSVFTTGGSRDYRGRGASDVYKAQFYYPRTDSFVAAADPTVGRNYHSEALLLPDGRIATFGSDPLFADKDNTRLGKFEHRLEVYSPPYLYRNPGLRPALGSGPAQVGPDGRATFAAAHPERIRRARLMRPSAVTHTTDVEQRSIELGLTRGAGSVTVDVPKDPSLVPPGWYMLFVTDADGTPSRAKWIQVREPERPSAEPPSAQAREPGE; via the coding sequence ATGGGCTACCGGCCCTCCAAGCAGTTCAAGAACACCGTGCTGGGCACCGGGGCCGTGGTGGTGCTGGCCGCGCTCAACGCCCCCGCCGCGCTGTCCTTCGCCCAGGAGCGCTACCACTCGTACAAGATCGGGCAGTCCAGCTACAAGATCCAGTACGGCTCGTGGGGGCAGGTCCGCCTCCCCGAGGAATACCGGATCAACGCGATGCACGCGGCCCTGCTGCACACGGGCAAGGTGCTGCTGATCGCCGGTTCCGGCAACAACCAGAAGAAGTTCGACCAGGGCACCTTCGACACCGTCCTGTGGGACCCGAAGGACGACAGCTTCAAGAAGATCCCGACGCCCGAGGACTTCTTCTGCTCGGGCCACGGCCAACTGCCCGACGGACGGCTGCTGGTGGCGGGCGGCACCGCCCGGTACGAGGTCCTCGACGGCAAGGTGACCCGCGCGGGCGGCGGCATGCGGGTCAAGAACGAGAACCCCGACAAGGCGGCCCGGCTGAAGAAGGGCACCCGGTTCCGGTCCCCGTCCGGGGTCGAATACGTCTCGAAGTTCGACGTCACCGTGCCCAGGGCCACGCGCGAGTTCGAGATCACGTACGGGAAGAAGGGGCACCTGAAGCCCTGGCGCAGCAAGGTGGTCGCCTCGGAGGCGCGGGTCTTCGTCGAGGCGGTGGAGGCGGGCGCCGGGGGACTGACGACCGAGGCCGCCCAGTACCGGGTCCTCGGCCTCAAGGGGAAGGACGCCGACAACGTCTACGGGCTCGCGGAGCGCCTCAGCGTCGAGAAACAGGACTTCCAGGGCATCAGGTCGGCGTACGAGTTCGACCCGAGGGCCGAGAAGTACGTCCCCGTCGACCCGATGAAGGACGCCCGCTGGTACCCGACGCTGGTGGCCCTCCAGGACGGGCGGGTCCTCGCGGTCTCCGGGCTCAACGACGTGGGGGACGTGGTCCCCGGTGACAACGAGTACTACGACCCGAAGACGAGGAAGTGGACCCGCGGCCCCTCCCGCTACTTCCCGACCTACCCCGCGCTCTTCCTCATGCAGGGCGGCAAGCTGCTCTACACCGGCTCCAACGCGGGCTACGGGCCGGCGGACAAGGGGCGCGAGCCCGGCGTGTGGGACCTGCGGACCAACACGTTCCGGAAGGTCGGGGGGCTGGCCGAGCCCGACCGGCTGGAGACCTCCTCCTCGGTGCTGCTGCCACCCGCCCAGGACCAGCGGGTGATGGTGCTGGGCGGCGGAGGGGTCGGCGAATCGAAGCTGTCGTCGAGCCGGACGGCGATCGTGGACCTCAAGGAGGACACCCCGGTCTTCCGGTCCTCCGCGCGGCTGCCGCAGGGCACCCGGTACCTGAGCAGCGTGCTGCTGCCGGACGACTCCGTGTTCACCACGGGCGGCTCCCGCGACTACCGCGGCCGGGGCGCCAGCGACGTGTACAAGGCGCAGTTCTACTACCCGCGCACCGACTCCTTCGTGGCCGCCGCCGATCCGACGGTGGGCCGCAACTACCACTCCGAGGCACTGCTGCTGCCCGACGGGCGGATCGCGACCTTCGGCTCCGACCCGCTCTTCGCGGACAAGGACAACACCCGGCTCGGCAAGTTCGAGCACCGGCTGGAGGTGTACTCGCCGCCCTACCTGTACCGGAACCCGGGGCTGCGGCCGGCCCTGGGCTCCGGACCGGCCCAGGTGGGCCCGGACGGGCGGGCCACGTTCGCGGCGGCGCACCCGGAGCGGATCCGGCGGGCCCGGCTGATGCGGCCCAGCGCGGTCACGCACACCACGGACGTGGAGCAGCGCTCGATCGAGCTCGGGCTGACGCGGGGGGCGGGGTCGGTGACGGTGGACGTGCCGAAGGATCCGTCGCTGGTGCCGCCGGGCTGGTACATGCTGTTCGTGACGGACGCCGACGGCACGCCCTCGCGGGCGAAGTGGATCCAGGTACGGGAGCCGGAGCGGCCTTCCGCGGAGCCGCCATCGGCGCAGGCGCGGGAGCCGGGCGAGTAG
- a CDS encoding glycosyltransferase family 2 protein produces MRPEGFDYETHSLLAGPFAEPDRTAAAPYRVAYRSLLSREEPRARIRAVLLMALAPLAAAGLLLYLVWPTHRTVREGGERWLIRLDAVMLGSIALIMLFMLVNVVSVAHATMVARDPVPVPPEPGTKVAFLTTYVPGKEPLETVRATLLGAVALRHDGPLDVWLLDEGDDPEVRALCAELGVRHFTRKGVAGWNTREGPHRERTKHGNYNAWLVAHGDDYEFFASVDTDHVPLPNFLERMLGYFRDPDIAFVVGPQVYGNYTGVVTKAAESQQYLFHALIQRAGNRYGAPMFVGTNNAVRISALRQIGGLQDSLTEDMATGFELHRRRNPATGRFWRSVYTPDVLAVGEGPASWTDFFTQQLRWSRGTYETLLRQYWKGFHRMPPGRALNYTLMLVYYPMTAVNWLLGVLSCVLFLWFGASGTQVSSEVWLMLYTDAAALQVGLYLWNRRHNVSPHEPDGSGGLAGMAMSAICAPVYLASLTSALLRTRGAFVVTPKGGDASPDRVATFRIHLGWAAVLALSLAASVRLGHTHAAMRTWAVLALLIALAPVAVRAWTLLRERRAAAAAPARTAGPLDLGLGHGPGEEPEPAFATPTGGS; encoded by the coding sequence GTGCGGCCGGAAGGCTTCGACTACGAGACCCACAGCCTGCTCGCCGGCCCGTTCGCGGAGCCGGACCGCACCGCCGCCGCCCCCTACCGGGTGGCCTACCGCTCCCTGTTGTCGCGCGAGGAGCCGCGCGCCCGAATACGCGCCGTGCTCCTGATGGCCCTGGCCCCCCTCGCCGCGGCCGGGCTGCTGCTCTACCTCGTCTGGCCCACGCACCGGACCGTCCGCGAGGGCGGCGAGCGCTGGCTGATCCGCCTCGACGCCGTGATGCTCGGCTCCATCGCGCTGATCATGCTCTTCATGCTGGTCAACGTCGTGTCGGTGGCCCACGCCACGATGGTCGCCCGCGATCCCGTACCGGTCCCGCCCGAACCCGGCACCAAGGTCGCCTTCCTGACCACGTACGTCCCCGGCAAGGAACCGCTGGAGACGGTGCGGGCCACCCTCCTCGGGGCGGTCGCCCTGCGCCACGACGGCCCGCTCGACGTATGGCTGCTCGACGAGGGGGACGATCCCGAGGTCCGGGCCCTGTGCGCGGAGCTCGGGGTACGGCACTTCACCCGCAAGGGCGTCGCCGGCTGGAACACCCGCGAGGGCCCCCACCGGGAGCGGACCAAGCACGGCAACTACAACGCCTGGCTGGTCGCGCACGGGGACGACTACGAGTTCTTCGCCTCCGTCGACACCGACCACGTCCCGCTGCCGAACTTCCTGGAGCGGATGCTGGGCTACTTCCGCGACCCGGACATCGCCTTCGTCGTCGGTCCGCAGGTGTACGGCAACTACACCGGGGTCGTCACCAAGGCCGCCGAGTCCCAGCAGTACCTCTTCCACGCGCTGATCCAGCGCGCCGGCAACCGCTACGGCGCCCCCATGTTCGTCGGCACCAACAACGCCGTGCGGATCAGCGCCCTCCGGCAGATCGGCGGGCTCCAGGACTCCCTCACCGAGGACATGGCCACCGGCTTCGAGCTGCACCGCCGGCGCAATCCGGCCACCGGGCGGTTCTGGAGGTCCGTCTACACCCCCGACGTGCTCGCCGTCGGCGAGGGCCCGGCCTCGTGGACCGACTTCTTCACCCAGCAGCTGCGCTGGTCGCGGGGGACGTACGAGACCTTGCTGCGCCAGTACTGGAAAGGCTTCCACCGGATGCCCCCGGGGCGGGCCCTCAACTACACGCTGATGCTCGTCTACTACCCCATGACGGCCGTCAACTGGCTCCTCGGCGTCCTCAGCTGCGTCCTGTTCCTGTGGTTCGGCGCCTCCGGCACCCAGGTCTCCTCCGAGGTCTGGCTCATGCTCTACACCGACGCCGCCGCCCTCCAGGTGGGGCTCTACCTCTGGAACCGCCGGCACAACGTCTCCCCCCACGAGCCCGACGGCTCCGGCGGCCTGGCCGGCATGGCGATGTCCGCGATCTGCGCCCCCGTCTACCTCGCCTCGCTCACCTCGGCGTTGCTGCGCACCCGGGGAGCCTTCGTCGTCACCCCCAAGGGCGGCGACGCCAGCCCCGACCGGGTGGCGACCTTCCGGATCCACCTCGGCTGGGCCGCCGTCCTGGCCCTCTCCCTCGCCGCCTCGGTCCGCCTCGGCCACACGCACGCGGCCATGCGCACCTGGGCGGTGCTCGCCCTGCTCATCGCCCTCGCGCCGGTCGCCGTACGGGCCTGGACCCTGCTGCGCGAACGCCGGGCCGCGGCCGCCGCCCCCGCCCGGACAGCCGGACCGCTGGACCTCGGGCTCGGCCACGGGCCGGGCGAGGAGCCGGAGCCGGCCTTCGCGACACCGACGGGAGGCAGCTGA
- a CDS encoding AIM24 family protein: protein MPFREINSKMVEAQVIPGQRMFSQRGAMLAYRGDVSFTPSLTGGQGGVMGMIGRRVANEQTPLMSVEGSGTVMFGHGGHHIQVINLTGETLYVEADRLLAFDGTLQQGTMFMGSQGGVMGMVRGQVTGQGLFTTTLKGHGSVAVMAHGGVIELPITPNRPVHVDPQAYVAHHGDVRNKLSTALGWRDMVGRGSGEAFQLELSGQGAVYVQASEEKL from the coding sequence ATGCCGTTCCGCGAGATCAACTCGAAGATGGTCGAGGCCCAGGTGATCCCGGGGCAGAGGATGTTCAGCCAGCGCGGCGCGATGCTCGCCTACCGCGGGGACGTCTCCTTCACCCCGAGCCTGACCGGTGGTCAGGGCGGGGTGATGGGCATGATCGGGCGCCGCGTGGCGAACGAGCAGACCCCGCTGATGTCGGTCGAGGGCAGCGGCACCGTGATGTTCGGCCACGGCGGCCACCACATCCAGGTGATCAACCTGACCGGCGAGACCCTGTACGTCGAGGCCGACCGGCTGCTCGCCTTCGACGGCACGCTCCAGCAGGGCACGATGTTCATGGGCTCGCAGGGCGGTGTCATGGGCATGGTCCGCGGCCAGGTGACCGGCCAGGGCCTGTTCACCACCACCCTCAAGGGGCACGGCTCGGTGGCCGTGATGGCCCACGGCGGGGTCATCGAGCTCCCCATCACCCCGAACCGGCCGGTCCACGTCGACCCGCAGGCGTACGTGGCCCACCACGGGGACGTCAGGAACAAGCTCTCCACCGCGCTCGGCTGGCGGGACATGGTGGGGCGCGGCTCGGGCGAGGCGTTCCAGCTGGAGCTGTCGGGCCAGGGAGCGGTGTACGTGCAGGCCTCGGAGGAGAAGCTGTGA
- a CDS encoding AIM24 family protein, whose protein sequence is MAQFRLQGSKVLAVDLTGDAVKAKNGSMVAYDGQMAFKKMTGGGEGLRGMVTRRLTGEQMTVMEVQGHGTCFFADRASEINLVNLRGEKLYVESSNLLCTDAGLRTGTTFTGLRGGATGNGLFTTTVEGNGQAAIMSDGPAVVLRVSAQYPLSVDPGAYIAHTGNLQQSFQSGITFRTLIGEGSGEAFQIRFEGEGLVYVQPSERNTIGGDI, encoded by the coding sequence GTGGCTCAGTTCCGACTCCAAGGCAGCAAGGTGCTCGCCGTCGACCTGACCGGGGATGCCGTGAAAGCGAAGAACGGCTCCATGGTCGCGTACGACGGTCAGATGGCCTTCAAGAAGATGACCGGCGGCGGCGAAGGTTTGCGCGGCATGGTGACCCGTCGGCTGACGGGTGAGCAGATGACCGTGATGGAAGTGCAGGGGCACGGCACCTGCTTCTTCGCCGACCGCGCGAGCGAAATCAATCTGGTCAACCTGCGCGGCGAGAAGCTGTACGTGGAGTCCAGCAACCTCCTGTGCACCGACGCCGGCCTGCGCACCGGCACCACCTTCACCGGCCTGCGCGGCGGGGCGACGGGCAACGGCCTGTTCACCACCACCGTCGAGGGCAACGGGCAGGCGGCGATCATGTCCGACGGGCCGGCGGTGGTGCTGCGCGTCAGCGCCCAGTACCCGCTCTCCGTCGACCCGGGGGCGTACATCGCGCACACCGGCAACCTCCAGCAGTCCTTCCAGTCCGGGATCACCTTCCGCACGCTGATCGGCGAGGGCTCGGGCGAGGCGTTCCAGATCCGCTTCGAGGGCGAGGGCCTGGTCTACGTGCAGCCCAGCGAGCGCAACACCATCGGGGGCGACATCTGA
- a CDS encoding DUF3817 domain-containing protein, with product MDIKTASALHRLRLISVPEALSFPALLIFGSVLSRISDIDYLMMPLGILHGILFVIYALFLLDVWNKAKWPVKKVALFFLLALLPFGGLYGDRLLKREEADSVMAARARREAANAA from the coding sequence GTGGACATCAAGACCGCTTCCGCCCTGCACCGGCTGCGCCTCATCTCCGTCCCGGAGGCGCTGTCGTTCCCGGCCCTGCTGATCTTCGGATCGGTGCTGAGCCGGATCTCCGACATCGACTACCTGATGATGCCGCTCGGCATCCTGCACGGGATCCTGTTCGTGATCTACGCGCTCTTCCTGCTGGACGTGTGGAACAAGGCGAAGTGGCCGGTCAAGAAGGTCGCCCTGTTCTTCCTGCTGGCGCTGCTGCCCTTCGGCGGCCTCTACGGCGACAGGCTCCTCAAGCGCGAGGAGGCCGACAGCGTCATGGCGGCCCGCGCCCGGCGCGAGGCGGCGAACGCAGCGTGA
- a CDS encoding glycoside hydrolase family 6 protein gives MPGRPRPRSLAAALGVAVLIAAAPGCGSEESAPSRAPAEAPPEAPPAGSPYWVDPESDAARQVAAWEARGRNGEAQLLRRISERPMALWGPGDDPGPAIRRAVKGARAAGRVLVLAAYNIPHRDCGRHSAGGAADATAYRNWIGAFADAVGDARAVVVLEPDAVPHIVDGCTQAAHHEERLRLLSEAVTRLKRNRNTKVYLDAGNPAWIPDPMKLVEPLFKAGLGQADGFSLNVSNFQPDAAGREYGARLSEAAHGKHFVIDTSRNGRGPLPGGGHESWCNPPGRALGTAPTDRTGDPLVDAYLWIKRPGESDGPCRGGPAAGRWWPEYALGLASRATQ, from the coding sequence ATGCCAGGCCGCCCCCGCCCCAGATCCCTCGCCGCCGCGCTCGGCGTCGCGGTGCTGATCGCCGCGGCCCCCGGCTGCGGGAGCGAGGAGTCCGCCCCCTCGCGCGCGCCCGCCGAGGCCCCGCCCGAGGCCCCGCCCGCCGGATCCCCGTACTGGGTGGACCCGGAGAGCGACGCGGCCCGGCAGGTCGCCGCCTGGGAGGCGCGGGGCCGCAACGGCGAGGCACAGCTGCTGCGCCGGATCTCGGAACGGCCCATGGCCCTGTGGGGGCCGGGCGACGACCCCGGTCCCGCGATCCGCCGCGCCGTGAAGGGCGCCAGGGCGGCGGGCCGGGTCCTCGTCCTCGCCGCGTACAACATCCCCCACCGCGACTGCGGCCGGCACTCGGCGGGCGGGGCCGCGGACGCCACCGCGTACCGCAACTGGATCGGCGCCTTCGCCGACGCCGTCGGCGACGCCCGGGCGGTGGTGGTCCTGGAGCCGGACGCCGTCCCGCACATCGTGGACGGCTGCACGCAGGCCGCCCACCACGAGGAGCGCCTGCGGCTGCTCTCCGAGGCCGTCACCCGGCTGAAGAGGAACCGGAACACCAAGGTCTACCTGGACGCCGGCAATCCGGCCTGGATCCCGGACCCGATGAAACTCGTCGAGCCCCTCTTCAAGGCCGGGCTCGGCCAGGCCGACGGGTTCTCCCTCAACGTGTCCAACTTCCAGCCGGACGCGGCCGGCCGGGAGTACGGCGCCCGCCTCTCCGAGGCCGCCCACGGCAAACACTTCGTCATCGACACCAGCCGCAACGGCCGGGGCCCGCTCCCGGGCGGCGGTCACGAGTCCTGGTGCAATCCCCCCGGCCGGGCCCTGGGCACCGCGCCGACCGACCGGACCGGCGACCCCCTCGTCGACGCGTACCTCTGGATCAAGCGGCCCGGCGAGTCCGACGGGCCCTGCCGCGGCGGCCCGGCGGCGGGCCGCTGGTGGCCGGAGTACGCGCTGGGGCTGGCGAGCCGCGCCACGCAGTGA